The proteins below are encoded in one region of Mauremys reevesii isolate NIE-2019 linkage group 15, ASM1616193v1, whole genome shotgun sequence:
- the ENGASE gene encoding cytosolic endo-beta-N-acetylglucosaminidase isoform X1, with the protein MEGGRRDGAKSGEKRGRGPEPEPQEAGKRSFLPAMESQRTTILHETVSYAPHPLPARQFDRNTTEPISFYLSSLEELLAWKPTSDDDFNVATMPLANREPPLHSKRPRTLVCHDMKNGYLEDRFIQGSASRDPYVFYHWQYIDIFVYFSHHPVTIPPVTWTNAAHRNGVSVLGTFITEWTSGGQLCEAFLAGEAAAYHAVAVQLGRIAHFYRFDGWLVNIENTLSEAAARNLPLFLRDLREQLRRDVPGGLVLWYDSVLQSGELKWQNELNEKNRVFFDACDGLFTNYNWKEEHLERMGAQAGERLADVYVGIDVFARGEVVGGGFETDKALRLIRKHGFSAAIFAPGWVYEHLGKENFLQNENRFWGLLAELLPTHSISTLPFSTCFCLGMGTGRFSAGQEEEVRPWYNLSAQEIQPLFTDQQAPGGAGSWLRTRCSLQDAWNGGSCLLIEGIIPPEAGHVAVRLFSFQLPAPPKLFLSLLYKLEEKLPEVAVALELTTRDSGSCHVGNVTALPGPVTRHQPQPLPTLPPHLSGRLSGCGQQSTAGWMRRCYKLELRDCALHELSLILSRHQPGLQRRRFSCRLGEIQVLDADGLHSSLPPVPSLQASQVLWHKGPGADQLSLSLTLHWSYPHSQARCFRIHCQGRELPQPAQLQLLGVAHATLYRVVGLAVPEVPPKESCRVEFFVEPVLNEGVAVDRSRWGRLVLVYSDPASTSTY; encoded by the exons ATGGAGGGAGGACGGCGGGATGGAGCCAAGAGCGGGGAGAAGAGGGGTCgggggccggagccggagccgcaggaggcggggaagaggag TTTCCTGCCTGCCATGGAGAGCCAAAGAACCACCATCCTCCACGAGACAGTCAgctatgccccccaccccctgccag caaGGCAGTTTGATCGGAACACCACGGAGCCGATCAGCTTCTACCTGTCCagcctggaggagctgctggcatggaAACCCACCAGTGACGATGACTTCAACGTTGCCACGATGCCACTGGCTAACCGGGAACCTCCGCTCCACAGCAAAAGACCCCGCACGCTGGTGTGCCACGACATGAAGAACGGGTACCTGGAGGACAG GTTCATCCAGGGCTCGGCTTCGCGGGACCCCTACGTGTTCTACCACTGGCAGTACATCGACATCTTCGTGTACTTCAGCCACCACCCCGTGACCATCCCCCCCGTCACCTGGACCAACGCTGCCCACAGGAACGGCGTCTCTGTGCtgg GGACGTTCATCACGGAGTGGACGAGCGGGGGCCAGCTGTGTGAGGCgttcctggctggggaggcagccGCGTACCATGCCGTGGCTGTGCAGCTGGGCCGCATCGCCCATTTCTACCGCTTTGACGGCTGGCTGGTCAACATCGAGAACACCCTGAGC gAGGCAGCCGCACGGAACCTGCCCCTCTTCCTGCGTGACCTGCGGGAGCAGCTGCGTCGGGACGTGCCCGGCGGGCTGGTGCTCTGGTACGACAGCGTCTTGCAGAGCGGGGAGCTGAAGTGGCAGAATGAGCTGAATGAGAAGAACAG GGTGTTCTTTGACGCCTGCGACGGCTTGTTCACGAACTACAACTGGAAGGAGGAGCACCTGGAGCGCATGGGGGCGCAGGCCGGGGAGCGCCTGGCTGACGTCTACGTGGGCATCGACGTCTTTGCCCGCGGGGAGGTCGTAGGCGGTGGCTTTGAGACAGACAAG GCTCTGCGCCTGATCCGCAAGCACGGCTTTTCAGCTGCCATCTTCGCCCCCGGCTGGGTCTATGAGCACCTGGGGAAGGAGAACTTCCTGCAGAACGAGAACAG gttctggggtttGCTGGCGGAGCTGCTGCCCACTCACAGCATCAGCACTCTGCCCTTCAGCACCTGCTTCTGCCTGGGCATGGGCACGGGGAGATTCTCGGCtgggcag GAGGAAGAAGTCAGGCCTTGGTACAACCTGAGTGCCCAGGAGATCCAGCCCCTCTTCACGGACCAGCAAGCGCCAGGAGGGGCAGGCAGCTGGCTGCGCACACGCTGCTCCCTGCAGGACGCCTGGAACGGGGGCAGCTGCCTGCTGATCGAGGGGATCATCCCGCCTGAGGCAGGCCACGTGGCTGTCCG CCTTTTCTCTTTccagctgccagctccccccAAGCTCTTCCTGTCTCTGCTGTACAAACTGGAGGAGAAGCTGCCCGAGGTGGCGGTCGCGCTGGAACTCACCACACGGGACTCTGGCTCCTGCCATGTTGGCAACGTCACTGCCCTGCCGG GGCCGGTCACCCGACATcagcctcagcccctccccaccctgccccctcaccTCTCCGGGCGGCTCAGCGGCTGTGGACAGCAGAGCACGGCAGGTTGGATGAGGCG GTGCTACAaactggagctgcgggactgcGCCCTGCACGAGCTGTCGCTGATCCTGTCACGCCACCAGCCAGGCCTGCAAAGGAGGCGCTTCTCCTGCCGCCTTGGGGAGATCCAG GTGCTGGATGCTGACGGCCTGCACTCCTCgctgcccccagtgcccagcctccAGGCCTCCCAGGTGCTGTGGCACAAGGGCCCTGGCGCAGACCAGCTCTCCCTCAGCCTCACCTTGCACTGGTCCTACCCCCACAGCCAAGCCCGCTGCTTCCGGATCCACTGCCAGGGCCGGGAGCTGCCCCAGCCAGCGCAGCTGCAGCTCCTCGGGGTGGCACACGCCACCCTGTACCGGGTGGTGGGCTTGGCAGTGCCAGAGGTGCCCCCCAAGGAGTCCTGCCGTGTGGAGTTCTTCGTGGAGCCGGTTCTGAACGAAGGGGTTGCCGTGGATCGGTCCAGGTGGGGGCGGCTGGTTCTGGTCTATTCCGACCCAGCCAGCACCAGCACCTATTAA
- the ENGASE gene encoding cytosolic endo-beta-N-acetylglucosaminidase isoform X2, translated as MESQRTTILHETVSYAPHPLPARQFDRNTTEPISFYLSSLEELLAWKPTSDDDFNVATMPLANREPPLHSKRPRTLVCHDMKNGYLEDRFIQGSASRDPYVFYHWQYIDIFVYFSHHPVTIPPVTWTNAAHRNGVSVLGTFITEWTSGGQLCEAFLAGEAAAYHAVAVQLGRIAHFYRFDGWLVNIENTLSEAAARNLPLFLRDLREQLRRDVPGGLVLWYDSVLQSGELKWQNELNEKNRVFFDACDGLFTNYNWKEEHLERMGAQAGERLADVYVGIDVFARGEVVGGGFETDKALRLIRKHGFSAAIFAPGWVYEHLGKENFLQNENRFWGLLAELLPTHSISTLPFSTCFCLGMGTGRFSAGQEEEVRPWYNLSAQEIQPLFTDQQAPGGAGSWLRTRCSLQDAWNGGSCLLIEGIIPPEAGHVAVRLFSFQLPAPPKLFLSLLYKLEEKLPEVAVALELTTRDSGSCHVGNVTALPGPVTRHQPQPLPTLPPHLSGRLSGCGQQSTAGWMRRCYKLELRDCALHELSLILSRHQPGLQRRRFSCRLGEIQVLDADGLHSSLPPVPSLQASQVLWHKGPGADQLSLSLTLHWSYPHSQARCFRIHCQGRELPQPAQLQLLGVAHATLYRVVGLAVPEVPPKESCRVEFFVEPVLNEGVAVDRSRWGRLVLVYSDPASTSTY; from the exons ATGGAGAGCCAAAGAACCACCATCCTCCACGAGACAGTCAgctatgccccccaccccctgccag caaGGCAGTTTGATCGGAACACCACGGAGCCGATCAGCTTCTACCTGTCCagcctggaggagctgctggcatggaAACCCACCAGTGACGATGACTTCAACGTTGCCACGATGCCACTGGCTAACCGGGAACCTCCGCTCCACAGCAAAAGACCCCGCACGCTGGTGTGCCACGACATGAAGAACGGGTACCTGGAGGACAG GTTCATCCAGGGCTCGGCTTCGCGGGACCCCTACGTGTTCTACCACTGGCAGTACATCGACATCTTCGTGTACTTCAGCCACCACCCCGTGACCATCCCCCCCGTCACCTGGACCAACGCTGCCCACAGGAACGGCGTCTCTGTGCtgg GGACGTTCATCACGGAGTGGACGAGCGGGGGCCAGCTGTGTGAGGCgttcctggctggggaggcagccGCGTACCATGCCGTGGCTGTGCAGCTGGGCCGCATCGCCCATTTCTACCGCTTTGACGGCTGGCTGGTCAACATCGAGAACACCCTGAGC gAGGCAGCCGCACGGAACCTGCCCCTCTTCCTGCGTGACCTGCGGGAGCAGCTGCGTCGGGACGTGCCCGGCGGGCTGGTGCTCTGGTACGACAGCGTCTTGCAGAGCGGGGAGCTGAAGTGGCAGAATGAGCTGAATGAGAAGAACAG GGTGTTCTTTGACGCCTGCGACGGCTTGTTCACGAACTACAACTGGAAGGAGGAGCACCTGGAGCGCATGGGGGCGCAGGCCGGGGAGCGCCTGGCTGACGTCTACGTGGGCATCGACGTCTTTGCCCGCGGGGAGGTCGTAGGCGGTGGCTTTGAGACAGACAAG GCTCTGCGCCTGATCCGCAAGCACGGCTTTTCAGCTGCCATCTTCGCCCCCGGCTGGGTCTATGAGCACCTGGGGAAGGAGAACTTCCTGCAGAACGAGAACAG gttctggggtttGCTGGCGGAGCTGCTGCCCACTCACAGCATCAGCACTCTGCCCTTCAGCACCTGCTTCTGCCTGGGCATGGGCACGGGGAGATTCTCGGCtgggcag GAGGAAGAAGTCAGGCCTTGGTACAACCTGAGTGCCCAGGAGATCCAGCCCCTCTTCACGGACCAGCAAGCGCCAGGAGGGGCAGGCAGCTGGCTGCGCACACGCTGCTCCCTGCAGGACGCCTGGAACGGGGGCAGCTGCCTGCTGATCGAGGGGATCATCCCGCCTGAGGCAGGCCACGTGGCTGTCCG CCTTTTCTCTTTccagctgccagctccccccAAGCTCTTCCTGTCTCTGCTGTACAAACTGGAGGAGAAGCTGCCCGAGGTGGCGGTCGCGCTGGAACTCACCACACGGGACTCTGGCTCCTGCCATGTTGGCAACGTCACTGCCCTGCCGG GGCCGGTCACCCGACATcagcctcagcccctccccaccctgccccctcaccTCTCCGGGCGGCTCAGCGGCTGTGGACAGCAGAGCACGGCAGGTTGGATGAGGCG GTGCTACAaactggagctgcgggactgcGCCCTGCACGAGCTGTCGCTGATCCTGTCACGCCACCAGCCAGGCCTGCAAAGGAGGCGCTTCTCCTGCCGCCTTGGGGAGATCCAG GTGCTGGATGCTGACGGCCTGCACTCCTCgctgcccccagtgcccagcctccAGGCCTCCCAGGTGCTGTGGCACAAGGGCCCTGGCGCAGACCAGCTCTCCCTCAGCCTCACCTTGCACTGGTCCTACCCCCACAGCCAAGCCCGCTGCTTCCGGATCCACTGCCAGGGCCGGGAGCTGCCCCAGCCAGCGCAGCTGCAGCTCCTCGGGGTGGCACACGCCACCCTGTACCGGGTGGTGGGCTTGGCAGTGCCAGAGGTGCCCCCCAAGGAGTCCTGCCGTGTGGAGTTCTTCGTGGAGCCGGTTCTGAACGAAGGGGTTGCCGTGGATCGGTCCAGGTGGGGGCGGCTGGTTCTGGTCTATTCCGACCCAGCCAGCACCAGCACCTATTAA